In a genomic window of Ralstonia nicotianae:
- a CDS encoding tyrosine-type recombinase/integrase produces MFPVLLFPTRTKTGRDNSFAVIRMRRSEFLALRWQDVELQDRFVRLHDTKNGDAREVPLSTRAASMLAGLPRHISGQVFPVSADAVKKSYSTRCGPNQRCTVVCAIGKQVFHARPASPRVLDVLFFDIPPLHHPCREFSNGR; encoded by the coding sequence GTGTTCCCGGTATTGTTGTTCCCGACCAGAACGAAGACCGGCCGCGATAATAGCTTTGCTGTCATCCGTATGCGGCGCAGCGAGTTCTTGGCGCTTCGTTGGCAGGACGTCGAATTACAGGACCGCTTTGTAAGACTCCACGACACGAAAAATGGTGATGCCCGTGAGGTGCCGCTGTCCACCCGAGCAGCGTCCATGCTGGCCGGGCTTCCTCGACACATTTCGGGCCAAGTGTTCCCCGTCAGTGCGGACGCCGTGAAAAAGTCGTATAGCACGCGCTGCGGTCCGAATCAGCGTTGTACGGTCGTATGCGCCATCGGCAAACAGGTGTTTCACGCCCGGCCAGCTTCGCCTCGCGTTCTCGATGTTCTTTTTTTCGACATCCCGCCTTTACATCACCCTTGCAGGGAATTTTCAAACGGGCGCTAA
- a CDS encoding hemagglutinin, whose amino-acid sequence MSTATHTLTDARAAWRTHAMLRAMSADYLLREQFATDPIQVYCDYVAPGREVGQKADAASQLIFSVFSSPHLRRWIGDYARRLGGRVPSRHVFAREFAGAVAASRDPLVALALVRGAAVGEGHFELQADFFRAVLAAMSRGGFSASGTEMSPGVTATEMSPGGPATEHSLGAASLVGRVAAEVANAARFAAELQRLAAAAGTEMSPGGGTEQSPGGGTEMSPGVQRLAQALNAATQRAVRFGELLLRAHDGTEMSPGTATEMSPGAARLSERLVAEVGVAARLAASIVAAEGTEMSPGGATEQSPGIGTEKSPGAEKGLEALTAVLRRAELFGVELLRAAEGTEMSPGTATDMSPGITATEISPGIANLGIAERLAAELTSAARFSSEISRMEAGTEMSPGGGTEQSPGGTEMSPGALRLAEGLARAVLSAQRLSQLLVRAEDGTEMSPGVTATEMSPGAATATEMSPGARLSARLAAEIEIAARFSNALLRARSDGTEMSPGGGTERSPGGGTEMSPGASNWAETLTASLRRAQLFLGELVRSAEGTDMSPGGGTGTNISPGGGTGTNVSPGGGTEVTPGAIFGGIWGVQLPAHVATALGPLVQYAVALRQQGALAASGLEVG is encoded by the coding sequence ATGAGCACTGCAACTCATACACTCACGGATGCCAGGGCGGCGTGGCGTACCCATGCGATGCTGCGGGCCATGTCGGCCGACTATCTCCTGAGGGAGCAGTTCGCGACCGACCCCATTCAGGTCTACTGCGATTACGTGGCGCCCGGTCGGGAGGTGGGGCAGAAGGCGGATGCCGCCAGCCAGCTGATCTTCTCGGTGTTCTCCAGCCCGCATCTGCGCCGCTGGATTGGCGACTACGCTCGCCGGCTCGGTGGTCGGGTCCCCAGCCGGCACGTGTTCGCCCGGGAGTTCGCCGGCGCGGTCGCTGCCTCGCGCGATCCGCTGGTAGCCCTGGCGCTCGTGCGCGGCGCGGCAGTGGGCGAAGGGCATTTCGAGCTGCAGGCCGATTTCTTTCGTGCTGTGCTGGCGGCGATGAGCCGCGGGGGATTCAGCGCATCGGGCACGGAGATGAGCCCCGGCGTCACCGCCACGGAGATGAGTCCGGGCGGCCCGGCTACGGAGCACAGCCTCGGCGCGGCCAGCCTGGTCGGGCGGGTCGCCGCGGAGGTCGCCAACGCTGCGCGTTTCGCCGCTGAGCTTCAGCGGCTGGCGGCGGCGGCCGGTACGGAAATGAGCCCCGGTGGCGGTACGGAGCAGAGCCCGGGGGGCGGCACCGAGATGAGTCCCGGCGTTCAGCGTCTGGCACAGGCGCTGAACGCCGCAACCCAGCGGGCGGTGCGTTTCGGCGAGCTGCTTCTGCGCGCCCACGATGGAACCGAGATGAGCCCGGGCACGGCCACCGAGATGTCTCCCGGAGCGGCGCGGCTCTCGGAGCGGCTGGTCGCCGAGGTCGGGGTCGCGGCGCGCCTGGCCGCTTCCATCGTCGCGGCCGAAGGTACCGAGATGAGTCCGGGCGGCGCGACGGAGCAGAGCCCCGGCATCGGTACCGAAAAGAGTCCCGGCGCCGAGAAAGGCCTCGAGGCCCTGACCGCCGTGCTGCGTCGCGCCGAGCTGTTCGGCGTGGAGCTCTTGCGTGCGGCCGAGGGGACGGAGATGTCGCCGGGAACGGCAACCGATATGAGTCCCGGCATCACCGCCACGGAGATCAGCCCTGGTATCGCGAACCTCGGCATCGCCGAGCGCCTGGCGGCCGAGCTGACCAGCGCGGCCCGCTTCAGCTCGGAGATTTCCCGCATGGAGGCGGGCACGGAGATGAGCCCCGGAGGCGGCACGGAACAGAGCCCCGGCGGGACCGAGATGAGCCCCGGCGCGCTGCGGCTGGCCGAAGGGCTCGCCCGTGCCGTGCTGAGCGCTCAGCGCCTGAGCCAGCTCCTGGTGCGCGCCGAGGATGGCACCGAGATGAGCCCGGGTGTCACCGCCACGGAAATGAGTCCGGGCGCCGCGACGGCGACGGAAATGAGCCCCGGCGCTCGGCTGTCGGCGCGGCTGGCCGCGGAGATCGAGATCGCGGCGCGGTTCTCCAATGCCCTGCTGAGGGCGAGGTCCGACGGAACGGAGATGAGTCCCGGCGGCGGCACCGAACGTAGCCCGGGCGGCGGCACCGAGATGAGCCCCGGCGCCTCGAACTGGGCCGAGACGCTGACCGCCTCGCTGCGCCGCGCCCAGCTTTTCCTGGGCGAGCTCGTCCGGAGCGCCGAGGGGACCGACATGAGCCCCGGCGGCGGCACGGGCACGAACATCAGTCCTGGCGGTGGTACGGGTACGAATGTCAGCCCTGGCGGCGGAACCGAGGTCACGCCCGGCGCGATCTTCGGCGGCATCTGGGGCGTGCAGTTGCCTGCCCATGTGGCGACGGCCCTGGGTCCGCTGGTTCAGTACGCCGTTGCCCTGCGGCAGCAGGGCGCCTTGGCCGCCAGCGGTCTGGAGGTCGGATGA
- a CDS encoding FkbM family methyltransferase, translating to MTDLPNDLPSYSYQGQDLFVTDVLGHQVGGYFLDSGASNGRKGSNTWLLESRYGWSGICVEPNAEAFRQLRANRGCVCLDCCLYDRDGAVDFLEAAGVYGGIMEAYDPRHLSFTRRMLGGRWPEGAPAPTVSKAARTIRSVLRSAGAPRTIDYWSLDTEGSELALLKSFPFDEYRVRVLTVEHNNGPIRAPIRGFLEARGYVRARDLGIDDGYVLADDAGGAAVDPAWRSAVWRRRLGPGR from the coding sequence ATGACCGACCTGCCGAACGACCTGCCGAGCTACTCATACCAGGGCCAGGACCTGTTCGTGACGGATGTCCTGGGCCATCAGGTCGGCGGCTATTTCCTGGATTCCGGCGCCTCCAACGGACGCAAGGGCAGCAACACCTGGCTGCTCGAGAGCCGATACGGCTGGAGCGGAATCTGCGTGGAGCCCAACGCGGAGGCCTTTCGCCAGCTGAGGGCCAACCGCGGCTGCGTCTGCCTGGACTGCTGCCTCTACGACCGCGACGGAGCGGTCGATTTCCTGGAAGCGGCCGGCGTCTACGGCGGGATCATGGAAGCGTACGACCCGCGGCACCTCTCGTTCACGCGCCGGATGCTGGGCGGGCGCTGGCCGGAAGGGGCGCCGGCGCCGACGGTGAGCAAGGCCGCTCGCACGATACGCTCGGTGCTGCGAAGCGCGGGCGCGCCCAGGACGATCGACTACTGGAGCCTCGACACGGAAGGCTCTGAGCTCGCGCTGCTGAAGAGCTTTCCGTTCGACGAATACCGGGTGCGGGTGCTGACCGTGGAGCACAACAATGGTCCGATCCGCGCGCCGATCCGCGGTTTCCTGGAGGCGCGCGGCTATGTGCGGGCCAGGGACCTGGGCATCGACGACGGCTATGTCCTGGCGGATGACGCCGGGGGCGCGGCCGTGGATCCGGCCTGGCGCAGCGCTGTCTGGCGCCGCCGCCTCGGGCCGGGACGCTGA